One part of the Lotus japonicus ecotype B-129 chromosome 2, LjGifu_v1.2 genome encodes these proteins:
- the LOC130736820 gene encoding uncharacterized protein LOC130736820, producing MPNRHYEAKKVLCPMGMEYEKIHACPNDCILYRKEFENYDHCPKCKASRYKKKDGDSSDDVSTKGPPAKVLWYLPIISRFKRLFSNANDAKNLRWHAEERNEDGKIRHVADSLQWKKIDLKFQSFGKESRNLRLGLATDGMNLYGSLSCNHSSWPVLLIIYNLSPLLCMKRKYMMLSMMIPGPKQPGNDIDVYLSPLIDDLRLLWEQGVDVLDAYSGEHFNKRAMLFCTINDFPAYGNLSGYSVKGHKACPICEKDTSYHQLNHGRKTVYLGHRKFLDRHHPYRKLKKAFNGKSEYGVAPKPLTGEEVYQRQQHVKVIFGKKQKKPAEKNVWKKRSVFFDLPYWSSLDVRHCIDLMHVEKNVCESLIGTLLHINGKTKDGLSARLDLAEMDIRQQLTPQQIGNKTYLPPACHTLSKKEKTSFCECLQGIKVPQGYSSNIKRLVSMKDLKLIGLKSHDFHVLMQQLLPVAMRGILPIKVRKTITRLCLFFNAICSKVIDPLKLDELENEAAVILCQLEMHFPPSFFDIMEHLIVHLVREIRLCGPVCLRWMYPVERYMKILKGYTMNPHRPEASIVERYIAEEAIEYCSNYLSEADAIGVPKSRHDGRCEGKGTQGLNVKSMTWKVRHPAHLYILNNTDEVQPYLSAHKSFIKEKYPKMNEIRLLKEHNKSFSEWFKETISNDESASDTIKRLSFEPKCNVMTWSAYDINRTTFYTKSKDDRSTMQNSGVMVVAESMHFSSSKDKRPIMASTPYFGVIEEIWEVDYVTFTVPVFKCKWIDISNGVRIDEFGYTLVDLSKVAYREEPFIMASQAKQVFYVTDPSNKRWSVALQPKTTHGSEESLHISEIPSSATNLLTSNEENEVDDVQVTRLDHEEGIWES from the coding sequence ATGCCGAATCGTCATTATGAAGCCAAGAAAGTATTGTGTCCGATGGGCATGGAGTATGAAAAAATACATGCATGCCCTAATGATTGCATCTTATACAgaaaagagtttgaaaactATGATCATTGTCCGAAGTGCAAGGCGTCACGCTACAAAAAGAAAGATGGTGATTCCAGTGATGATGTGAGCACAAAGGGTCCTCCTGCAAAAGTGTTATGGTACCTACCAATAATTTCAAGGTTCAAGAGATTGTTCTCTAATGCAAATGACGCAAAGAACCTTAGATGGCATGCAGAAGAGAGAAATGAAGATGGAAAAATTCGCCATGTAGCTGATTCTTTGCAATGgaagaaaattgatttgaagTTTCAAAGTTTTGGAAAAGAGTCGAGAAACCTTAGACTTGGACTTGCTACCGATGGAATGAATCTGTATGGTAGTCTAAGTTGTAACCATAGTTCATGGCCTGTTCTCTTGATAATTTACAACCTATCTCCTTTGCTGTGCATGAAGCGTAAATATATGATGTTATCTATGATGATTCCGGGCCCAAAACAACCAGGAAACGACATAGATGTTTATCTAAGTccattgattgatgatttaaGATTGTTGTGGGAGCAAGGAGTTGATGTTCTTGATGCGTATTCTGGTGAGCATTTCAATAAGCGTGCCATGTTGTTTTGCACCATCAATGACTTTCCGGCATACGGTAATTTGTCTGGTTACAGCGTTAAAGGGCATAAAGCGTGTCCTATATGTGAGAAAGATACAAGTTACCATCAGCTTAATCATGGAAGGAAGACCGTTTATCTTGGGCATCGGAAATTTTTAGACCGTCATCATCCATATCGTAAATTGAAGAAAGCTTTCAACGGAAAATCAGAGTATGGTGTTGCGCCAAAACCCTTGACTGGAGAGGAAGTTTATCAACGACAACAACATGTGAAGGTTATCTTtggaaagaaacaaaagaagccTGCTGAAAAAAATGTATGGAAAAAGAGGTCGGTGTTCTTTGATCTTCCATATTGGTCAAGTCTTGATGTAAGACATTGTATTGATTTGATGCATGTAGAGAAAAATGTTTGTGAAAGTCTAATTGGCACACTTCTTCACATTAATGGCAAGACAAAAGATGGGTTAAGTGCTCGTTTAGATTTGGCTGAAATGGATATACGACAACAGTTAACTCCACAACAGATAGGTAACAAGACATATTTGCCTCCAGCATGTCACACTTTGTCTAAGAAAGAGAAGACAAGTTTTTGTGAGTGTTTACAAGGTATCAAAGTACCGCAAGGTTACTCATCAAATATCAAGAGACTTGTTTCAATGAAAGATCTCAAGttaattggcttaaaatctCATGACTTTCATGTTCTGATGCAGCAATTACTACCAGTGGCTATGCGTGGAATATTGCCTATTAAAGTTAGGAAAACTATAACTAGGCTGTGCTTATTCTTCAATGCAATATGTAGTAAAGTCATTGATCCATTGAAGTTAGACGAGTTGGAAAATGAGGCTGCAGTCATCTTGTGTCAGTTGGAGATGCATTTTCCTCCTTCATTTTTTGACATTATGGAACACTTGATTGTTCATTTGGTAAGGGAGATTAGATTGTGCGGTCCAGTTTGTTTAAGGTGGATGTATCCGGTAGAACGGTACATGAAGATACTAAAAGGGTATACTATGAATCCACACCGTCCGGAAGCTTCGATTGTTGAAAGGTACATTGCAGAAGAAGCTATTGAGTACTGTTCAAATTATTTGTCAGAAGCGGATGCTATAGGGGTTCCAAAGTCTCGTCATGATGGAAGATGTGAAGGTAAGGGTACACAAGGTTTAAATGTCAAGTCCATGACTTGGAAGGTACGTCATCCAGCGCATTTGTATATATTGAATAACACTGATGAAGTTCAACCTTACTTATCTGCCCACAAAAGCTTTATAAAGGAAAAATACCCCAAGATGAATGAAATAAGGTTGTTAAAAGAGCACAATAAGAGTTTCTCTGAATGGTTTAAAGAAACAATTTCTAATGATGAAAGTGCTTCTGATACAATAAAACGACTCTCATTTGAGCCTAAATGTAATGTTATGACTTGGAGTGCTTATGATATTAATAGAACTACCTTTTATACAAAATCAAAAGATGATAGAAGTACTATGCAAAATAGTGGGGTTATGGTTGTGGCCGAGTCCATGCACTTCTCTAGTTCCAAAGATAAAAGACCTATAATGGCATCTACACCGTACTTTGGGGTGATTGAAGAGATTTGGGAGGTTGATTATGTTACATTTACAGTGCCTGTATTTAAATGCAAGTGGATTGATATTTCCAATGGTGTAAGAATTGATGAATTTGGATATACACTGGTTGATCTTTCCAAGGTAGCTTATAGGGAAGAACCTTTCATTATGGCATCCCAAGCAAAACAGGTGTTTTATGTCACAGATCCTTCTAACAAAAGGTGGTCGGTGGCTCTACAACCAAAAACCACACATGGTAGTGAAGAATCCCTTCATATTTCTGAGATTCCGTCTTCTGCAACAAATTTGCTTACCTCCAACGAAGAAAATGAAGTAGACGATGTGCAAGTTACTCGTTTGGATCATGAAGAAGGGATATGGGAGAGCTAG